A single Agromyces sp. CF514 DNA region contains:
- a CDS encoding HoxN/HupN/NixA family nickel/cobalt transporter: MSSPRRVGTGRGIVRGSRRGTIAVVTFIVALNVVGWGVLLLAVAPAGIPLGGGDGTAIVTLGVGLAAYALGVRHAFDADHIAAIDNTTRRLAERGRPASTVGFWFSLGHSTIVVALCVLLTLGITAVSASLADDASALHAWTGVIGPTVSGVFLLVIAAINVASVRAMARGDRTRGGAMLRLLGPFERLVDRPSRMYGVGLLFGLGFDTATEIGLLALAGASTLAAVPWWAALTLPILFAAGMSAFDTTQGAVMRRAYTWQPPQPPQPPQPPQPPVPAAVPAVETVEPDPPQRIGARYGIAMTLLSVVVAVVIAMVQLSEVLVVHLGFGQPFEWMASIGIDDLGLLLTVLLLATWAIVFASTRTRSLPT, from the coding sequence ATGAGCTCACCCCGACGGGTCGGCACCGGTCGCGGCATCGTGCGCGGGTCCCGGCGCGGCACGATCGCCGTCGTCACGTTCATCGTCGCCCTGAACGTCGTCGGCTGGGGAGTGCTGCTGCTGGCCGTGGCGCCGGCCGGCATCCCGCTCGGCGGCGGCGACGGCACGGCGATCGTGACCCTGGGCGTCGGCCTCGCGGCCTACGCGCTCGGGGTGAGGCATGCCTTCGACGCCGACCACATCGCGGCGATCGACAACACCACGCGTCGCCTCGCCGAACGCGGTCGGCCGGCGAGCACGGTCGGGTTCTGGTTCTCGCTGGGGCATTCGACGATCGTGGTCGCGCTCTGCGTGCTGCTGACCCTCGGCATCACGGCCGTCAGCGCCTCACTGGCCGACGATGCCTCGGCCCTGCACGCGTGGACGGGGGTCATCGGGCCCACGGTCTCCGGCGTCTTCCTGCTCGTGATCGCGGCGATCAACGTCGCGTCGGTCCGCGCCATGGCCCGAGGGGATCGCACGCGGGGCGGTGCGATGCTGCGCCTGCTCGGCCCCTTCGAGCGGCTCGTCGACCGCCCGTCGCGCATGTACGGCGTCGGACTGCTGTTCGGCCTCGGGTTCGACACCGCGACCGAGATCGGGCTGCTCGCGCTCGCGGGCGCCTCGACCCTGGCGGCCGTGCCGTGGTGGGCCGCGCTCACCCTGCCGATCCTGTTCGCGGCTGGGATGAGCGCGTTCGACACGACCCAGGGCGCCGTCATGCGGCGGGCGTACACCTGGCAGCCGCCGCAGCCGCCGCAGCCGCCGCAGCCGCCGCAGCCGCCCGTGCCGGCTGCGGTCCCGGCGGTCGAGACCGTTGAGCCCGACCCGCCGCAGCGGATCGGCGCCCGGTACGGCATCGCGATGACCCTGCTGTCGGTGGTCGTCGCCGTCGTCATCGCCATGGTGCAGCTCTCGGAGGTGCTCGTCGTGCACCTCGGGTTCGGACAGCCGTTCGAGTGGATGGCCTCGATCGGCATCGACGACCTCGGCCTGCTGCTCACGGTGCTGCTGCTCGCGACGTGGGCGATCGTCTTCGCGTCGACCCGGACCCGTTCCCTGCCGACCTGA
- a CDS encoding tocopherol cyclase family protein, with protein MRSPAAYVRGVRHPEAFHGDGVTKGYFEGWYNKVVSADRTQRWAVIPGVFRGIGGGSEAATEARAGEGGASTDEAFVQVLDGLTGRSWYHRYEVGEFAASDRDFDVRVGPNRFSPRGMTLDLPQLRGEIAYATPLEPWPVTAREPGIMGWYGLVPAMECFHGIVSFGHGLTGEIEVEGRPTSFDGGRGYLEKDWGKAFPAGYVWMASNHLDTDVGDGTDASLIASIAIIPWLGRAFRGSIIGLRHGGRLHRWTTYNRSKETRLSIDDTHVRWSVTGPDGVLELDAERVRGGLLHAPLRTAMHQRVEETLDASIAFRHVDHDGRVLLAGTAACAGLEVFGDTERLLAL; from the coding sequence ATGCGGAGCCCGGCGGCGTATGTGCGAGGAGTTCGGCACCCCGAGGCCTTCCACGGCGACGGGGTGACCAAGGGGTACTTCGAGGGCTGGTACAACAAGGTCGTCTCGGCCGACCGCACGCAGCGCTGGGCGGTGATCCCCGGAGTGTTCAGGGGCATCGGCGGTGGCTCCGAAGCCGCCACCGAGGCCCGGGCCGGCGAAGGCGGGGCGAGCACCGACGAGGCGTTCGTGCAGGTGCTCGACGGGCTCACGGGGCGCAGCTGGTACCACCGCTACGAAGTCGGCGAGTTCGCGGCATCCGATCGGGACTTCGACGTGCGCGTCGGCCCGAACCGCTTCTCGCCCCGCGGCATGACCCTCGACCTGCCGCAGCTGCGCGGGGAGATCGCGTACGCGACGCCGCTCGAACCGTGGCCGGTCACCGCGCGCGAGCCCGGGATCATGGGCTGGTACGGCCTCGTGCCCGCCATGGAGTGCTTCCACGGCATCGTCTCGTTCGGCCACGGCCTCACCGGCGAGATCGAGGTCGAGGGGCGACCGACGAGCTTCGACGGCGGCCGCGGCTACCTCGAGAAGGACTGGGGCAAGGCGTTCCCGGCCGGGTACGTCTGGATGGCGAGCAACCACCTCGACACCGACGTCGGCGACGGGACGGATGCCTCGCTCATCGCCTCGATCGCGATCATCCCGTGGCTCGGGCGGGCGTTCCGCGGCTCGATCATCGGCCTCAGGCACGGCGGGCGGCTGCACCGGTGGACCACGTACAACCGCTCGAAGGAGACGCGACTCTCGATCGACGACACGCACGTGCGGTGGAGCGTCACCGGGCCCGACGGCGTGCTCGAGCTCGACGCCGAGCGCGTGCGGGGCGGACTGCTGCACGCCCCGCTGCGCACCGCGATGCACCAGCGGGTGGAGGAGACGCTCGACGCGAGCATCGCCTTCCGCCACGTCGACCACGACGGCCGGGTGCTGCTCGCGGGCACGGCGGCGTGCGCGGGGCTCGAGGTGTTCGGCGACACCGAGCGGCTGCTCGCGCTGTAG
- a CDS encoding DUF2804 domain-containing protein gives MPRPDEPATASTDGVRAPRVVAERELTAPVALCGSDGRLNPAAVGWTRTPLHDTSGIDGRRVWGRNKRWEYWGVMTPTHVLAVTVSSLDYAAVNAVLVHDRRTGETIDRTAIVPFGRGVVLPASLGDGPASARGGRLAIDIEDVRRDGVDGTLLTAAVTAAATGAEGVRFEVFAERPTGHEALGVVVPWSTKRFQYTVKDVARPATGWLEVASAAGVERTELAEGESWAVLDHGRGRWPYRMAWNWGAASGTVDGRAIGLQLGGRWTDGTGSTENAVVVDGRLHKIGEELDWAYDEGDWLAPWRVHGATADLRFEPFWDRVSATELVVFGSHGHQCFGSWSGWVEVDGARLEVDGLVGWAEEVRNRW, from the coding sequence ATGCCCCGCCCCGACGAACCCGCCACCGCCTCGACCGACGGCGTCCGCGCACCCCGCGTCGTCGCCGAGCGCGAGCTCACCGCGCCCGTCGCCCTCTGCGGCTCCGACGGGCGCCTGAACCCCGCGGCCGTCGGCTGGACCCGCACGCCGCTGCACGACACCTCGGGCATCGACGGCCGCCGGGTCTGGGGCCGCAACAAGCGGTGGGAGTACTGGGGCGTCATGACGCCGACGCACGTGCTCGCCGTCACCGTGTCGTCGCTCGACTACGCAGCCGTGAACGCCGTGCTCGTGCACGACCGCCGCACGGGCGAGACGATCGACCGCACCGCGATCGTGCCGTTCGGGCGGGGCGTCGTGCTGCCCGCGTCGCTCGGCGACGGCCCTGCATCGGCGCGCGGCGGCCGGCTCGCGATCGACATCGAGGACGTGCGGCGCGACGGCGTCGACGGCACGCTGCTCACGGCCGCAGTCACGGCCGCGGCCACCGGCGCCGAGGGCGTGCGGTTCGAGGTGTTCGCCGAGCGCCCGACGGGGCACGAGGCCCTCGGCGTGGTCGTGCCGTGGTCGACGAAGCGGTTCCAGTACACGGTGAAGGATGTCGCGCGCCCGGCGACCGGGTGGCTCGAGGTCGCCTCGGCCGCCGGGGTCGAGCGCACCGAGCTCGCGGAGGGCGAGAGCTGGGCCGTGCTCGACCACGGACGCGGCCGCTGGCCCTACCGCATGGCCTGGAACTGGGGCGCCGCCTCTGGCACGGTCGACGGTCGCGCGATCGGGCTCCAGCTCGGCGGCAGGTGGACCGACGGCACCGGTTCGACCGAGAACGCCGTCGTCGTCGACGGTCGCCTGCACAAGATCGGCGAGGAGCTCGACTGGGCGTACGACGAGGGCGACTGGCTGGCGCCGTGGCGCGTCCACGGCGCGACGGCCGACCTGCGTTTCGAGCCGTTCTGGGATCGGGTGAGTGCGACCGAGCTCGTCGTCTTCGGCTCCCACGGGCACCAGTGCTTCGGCTCCTGGTCGGGTTGGGTCGAGGTCGACGGCGCGCGCCTCGAGGTCGACGGGCTGGTCGGCTGGGCCGAGGAGGTCCGCAACCGCTGGTGA